A window of Helicobacter pylori genomic DNA:
CTCTCGGTATTGTTGGTAAAGCCTTAAAAAATCGCCTGTAATCGCATCGTCTCTTTTAAAGCCATTGGTGTTTAAATTAGCTAAATTATTAGAGGTTAAATCCAAGCGGTTAAATTGCGTGGCCATTGCTCCTGCGGCCGCATAATACCCATTTTGCATGCAATAATCCTTTTAAATGCAAAATTATAGCAAAAATTAAACAAGAACCAATTTATTCCAAATAGGTTTTTTTAGGGAATATGATAACCATAACCATAAAAATAATAATGCTCAACATGACATAGCCCACAAACCCCACTTCAAAACCATGTTGTTTGAATTCTAACGCTATATAGCTCGCACTCCCCCCAAAAAGTGCATTTGCAATCGCATAAGCCAGGCCCACGCCAAGCGCTCGCACATGTTCAGGGAATAATTCCGCCTTAATGACCCCAGCAATACAAGTGTAAAAACTCATCGCACTCAATGCAAGCATTTCATAAAATAGGGCTTCATACACGCTAGTGGCATGCTTGATACCATAAAAGACAAGGGGCGTTACAATAAGCCCTGCGATAGCAAAAACCATCAACATTTGGGTGCGTTTGATCCTGTCTGCAAGCATCCCGCATAAGGGCTGTAAGAATATAAAATAACTGAGCGCTAAAAGCATGATAAAACTGCTTTCTTTAGGGCTAAATGACGAACTATTAGTTAAAAAGATTTTTAAATACACCGTAAAAGTATAGAAACACAAACTCCCTCCCATAGTTAGCCCAAAGACTATCATTAAGGCTTTTTTATGGTGGAGCAATTCCTTTAAACTGCCCCTTTCTTTTTGGGGAGCTGTTTCGCTATCCATAGTTTCTTCCATGATATTTCTTAAAAAGAGCGAGAGTAAGGCTAATATACCCCCTAAAGCGAATAAATAACGCCAAGCGAACGCGCTGATTTGCTCATGCGTGTAAATATTTTCAACGATAAAAAGTGAAAAAATGGCTAAGAGTTGCCCTCCAACCAGAGTTATGTATTGAAAAGAGCCATAAAAACCTTTTTTGCCATTCTTGCCCAATTCAGAGAGATAAGTGGCGACCACGCCATATTCGCCTCCCACGCTAAAGCCTTGCAAAAGCCTGGCTAACAATAAAAATAAAAACGCCCATTCCCCTACGACTTCTTTAGTGGGGAGCAATGCCAGCATGAAAGAGCCTAGCGCCATAAGGATAATAGAATACACCATAGAGGTTTTACGCCCCTTTTTATCCCCCAATTTACCAAAAAACAAACTCCCCAAAGGGCGCATGAAAAACCCTAGCATGAAAACTAAAAAAGCTGAGATTAGCGCTAAAGTAGGGTCATTAGTGTGGGTAAATTCCTTAGCAAAATAAGGGGCAAGGAATGCATAAGCGTAAAAGTCATACCATTCCACTAAATTGCCTGAACTAGCGGCTAAAAGAGATTTTAAGGGTTTTTTGGTGGCGGGTTGGGGATTCATGGCTATCCTTGAATATGAAATTTTTAGGTAATTTTACTAATAGTTAGGGAATACACCAACAACATTTGATGAATCAATAAAAGGATTATGGCGTTTGTGTCATTAGGAAAATCATTAAAAGATCGCTCCCGTATCATTCTATTTATAAAACTAATTTTCTTTAATGGCAAAAGAGAGGTTTTAAAACTCCCTCATTTTTTATTCCACTTCACTTTCCTTAATGGATTTGACATTCAAAGTCCTCCCGTCTTTTGAGGTAGGGATTTTTAGGCTTCCCTCTTTTAATTTTTCTGCCAATTTTTTCAACAACGGGTTTTGGAAATTGTAGTTTACGATTTCCCAGTTATGCTCCAATTCAGGGGTTACTTTCGCGCCTTTTTCTTCAGTGATGTATTTGATAATCAACTCTCGTATTTGCCCGCCATCTTGCAACTCATCGTAAGAATCATAATACCTGTCAGCGTTTGTAACCAATTGCAATGCCGACAATGTCCCGAATCGGTAATTATTGATCGCTAATTTGTATTTCGCTTTGGGATCAATGGGTTTTCCGTTAATTGTTGGATTAATAATCCTTTGTCCAGCGGGTTTTGTAACATCAACCTGATATTTCACGCCAGAAAACATATCAAAATTATAGCCACGAATGTTTTCATCAAAACTGATTGTCAAATCGCCTAGTTGCAACTGATTGTAAAATCTATATGACCATTCCATGTATTTTAATAGATTTTCACCCGTTATATGCACTCCAATGAGCGTGTTGGTGAATTTGTAAATGAACGCAACATCTTTCCTTCTAAAAGGCCCTTTTTTCAAATTTGCACCAAAATTGAATAAGGCTGCTGCCGAAACATCGGCTTTGGCGTAATATTTTTGCACTTTGTTAATCAATGTGATAATAGGTGTTTCTTGCAATGCGGCGGTTGGCATCGTGGTGATTTTTGCCTCTCCTGTGATAAAATCAGGCCTGTCAATAAAGGTTTTTGTGACTTCTCCAACCACTTCATTAGCGTATTCTTTTGATTTTTGATCCACGTATTCATATTTTTTCGCCAATTCTTCATCTTCTGGCACATCTTTTGTGGATAAATTTTCAGTCGTTATAGTTTTTTTCTTTGTTTTGGTGTCAAATACAACCACCCCTTTTGCAAGATAAGCCCCATACGCTCCAGGCTCAATGGTATGCACTTTTCCCATTTTTGTGTTATAAACCGCATGTTCATGCCCTGCAAAAATAATGTCAAATTGCGGGAATTTTTTCGCTAAATCAGGTATCCCATCGCCACCTTTCTCATCTTCTCGCCCTAAATGAAAAGCGCCAATCAAAATGTCATATTTCCCTTTTAATTCTTTCAAAGTCTTTTTTAACGCTTCTTTGGCACTCAAAAACTCCAATCCTGCAAAATGTTCAGGCGTAGAGGCTTCCCAAGTGGGGACATGCGGCACCAAATACCCCACGATCGCCACCCTCACGCCATCAATGTTTTTAATAAGATAAGGCTTCACAAACGACTTATTGTCCGCAGTTTTAATAATATTCGCATTCACAACATCGCCATTAAACCCCTTAATATTCTTTTCCAAAAAACTTTTGCTAAAATTAAACTCGTGATTGCCAAGCACACGAATATCAAATTTCAAATCGTTTTCGGCTCGAACTAACGGATGGATAGGCTCATCATTAAACAACTCTGCACTATTACCCTGCAACAAATCCCCGCTATCAATCAAAATCACATGTTTATTTTCAGCTCTTTGCTTTTTGATTAAAGTCGCAATCCTTGTCAAACCATTATTGGGTTTTTGTTCCCCCACGGCATAATCATACGAAAAAAGCCGCCCATGAATGTCTGAAGTTTCCAAAAACACTATTTTCACTTCTTTGGCAAATACCGAAAGCGTCAGCGCTAAAAAGATGGCTAAAATCAATTTTTTCATTAAGATTTTCCTATAAAAGATATTCATCATATTATTTTTACATAATATTAACACTGATACGATGATTTCACATTGACATTTTAACGCCTAAAGGCGTTTTATCAACTATTCTTATAGCTAAAGTTAGGAGTTTATGGCGTTAGTGTTGTAAAATTTCTCTGTTGCCTTTGGCGTTTCTTGGGGATAGAAAGCCTTGAGCTTCTAATTCATCGGTAATGGTGGCGGCTTGGTTGTAGCCGATTTTTAATTGTCGTTGTAAAAAACTCGTAGAAGTGATCTTTTTTTCTAAAATCACCGCTTTAGCCCTTTCTAGCATGTCATCACCTTGATAGCTAGATGCGTCTAAAGGCATGCGCGATTCTTCTAAAAGGAAATCTTTATCGTATTCTACTTCTTTTTGGGCTTTAATAAAATCCACGATTTTTTTGATTTCATCTTCAGTGGCAAAGGGGGCATGCAAGCGCACTAACCCGTTCGCGCCAGGGGGGGTGAAGAGCATATCGCCCCTTCCTAGTAAGCTTTGCGCCCCATCGGTGTCTAAAATCACTTTAGAATCAATTTTAGTGCCTACCCTAAAACTCACCCTTGAAGGCAAGTTGGTTTTAATCAAACCGGTCACGACATCCACGCTTGGGCGTTGGGTCGCTACAATGAGGTGCAAGCCGCTCGCTCGCCCCATTTGAGCGATTCTAGCGATAGGGAACTCCGCTTCTTTGCCCCCTGTCATCATCAAATCCGCTAATTCATCAATCACTACAATCAAATAGGGGAACGCTTCAACGCCATTGTTTTTAGCTTGCTCATTATAAGAATCAATGGTTTTAACCTTGTATTCGCTCATTAAAGAGTATCGGTGCTCCATTTCTTTAGCCACGCTTTGCAAAGCCCCTATAGCTTTTTTAGGGTCAGTGATGATGGGCGTGAGTAAATGAGGAATGTCTGCATAAATGCTAAATTCTACCATTTTGGGATCGATCATCACTAATTTGAGTTGCTCAGGGGGGTTTTTATAAAGTAAGGATAAAATCATTGCATTCACGCCCACGCTCTTACCGCTTCCTGTCGTGCCGGCGATGAGTAAGTGGGGGAGCTTTTTTAAATCCGTGATGAAAGGGTTACCCACAATGTCTTTGCCTAAAGCGAGAGTTAAAGGCGAGCTGGATTTTTGAAACAACTCGCTCTCTAAAACTTCTCTTAAATAAATAATTTGGCTTTGGCTATTAGGGATTTCAATACCAACGACATCCTTACCTTTAATAGGGGCTTGAATGCGAATGGATTCAGCGCATAAAGTCATCGCTAAATCATCGCTCAATCCTAAAATACGGCTCACCTTAACATTAGGGGCTGGGCGGAATTCAAAGGTGGTTACAATAGGGCCTGAATAAGTGCGGATAATATCGCCATCAATTTTAAAGGTGCGCAGCTTGCTCAATAGATCTTGGATTTTTTGATCGATCTCGTTTTCATCTAAAGAAGTGTCCTTCAAACAAACCGCATTCAATAATTGCGTGGTAGGAAGTTCATAATTGTTGGGTTTTTCCACTTCGCCATAATCCAATCCGTCTAATATTTCTTTATTTTCGCTCAATTCTTTAACCATAACGGGTTTTTTAGCGCTTGTGGGGGTTAAGTGAGAGTTTGGGGCATTTTCTGGCTCTTTTTCTTTCATGTTTTCTTTCATGTTTTCTTTCATGTTTTCTTTCATGTTTTCTTTCATGTTTTCTTTCATGTTTTCTTTTGGGGGGGTTTCGTCTATGTTTTCTTTTATGTTTTCTTTTTTAGGGTTTTCTTGTGGATCGTCTTTTGTTGGGGGGTTAGTGGGGGTTTTTTGGTTAGGATTTTCTACTTGGTTGCCATTTTTTGTGCTGGGTGCATGCGTGGGTGTGGTAGGCGTAATGGGCGTAAAAGTTTGGGGCGTGGGTTCTCTTTCTTTAGTTTCTTGTTGGGGTTCTTTTAAAGGGGGGGTAGTGGGGTTAAACCAATCATCAAGTCGGTTTCTTTTAGGGTAAATGGTGTAAGTGGGGGGGTGAGAGGAGATTTGAACCAAGCCTTCTTGCGGCTCTAAAGCGTTTAAGGTCGTGTTATAGGGGGTAGGGATCGCTAAAAACGATTCTTCGTTGGGGGTGTTGTGGTTTAAGGTTTCATTGCTAGAGTTTTCTTTGGGGCTTTCTTTGGGATTTTCTTTGTCGTCTTGGGTTTCTTTTTTTTGAAAATCTGGCGAGGTTTTTTCAAAATCCTCTTTTTTGGGGGTAAAATCAAGGTTAAAAGCCTGCAAGCATTGTTGATAAATCTCTTTTAAAAGGTTTTGTGTTTTATTGATATAAGGATAAAAAACGCTTTTAGGGGGCAGTTTGAATAAAATCAAATAAGAGATGACTAGCATGAGTATTATAAGCGCATAAAGCCCAAAATCCCCTATAAAAGGGCGTAAAAACAAACGCGCGCTGTTGCCGATTTCCCCTTGATTCAAAAGGCTAGACTGCAAAAAAAGCAAAGACAAAATGCCTAATAGATGCCCTAAAGTTTTTTCTAAAACGATTTCTGTAAAAGGGTTTTTAGCCTTGTATAAAAGAAATAAAACCCACGCTAAATAGGGTAAATTAATGAATGAAAGATACCCAAAATATTTTTTATTGATTGCGGCAAACCACACCCCAAAACGCCCCACTAACCCGCTATTACCCAGCCATGAAGATAGGGTCAAAAACACTAATAAAACCCCTATGATTAAAGCTAAATAAAGTTTTTTAGATTTCATAAATTACGATTACACATATCTTTAAAGGAGCAATATTCACAATTTTTAATCTCTGAAGTTTTTTTAAAATCAATTTCTTCCTTGAGCTCGGGGATAAGAGAATACACTAAATGATTTATTTTAGCCTGTAAATAAAGCCCATCTTCTTCCACTAACTCGCCCTTCCTCAAATCATAAAAAAAGGCTTTTATAGGCTCTTTATAGCCTAGATTTTTAAGGGCATACGCATAGATAGCCATTTGATAATCGGGGCTGATTTGAGCGATTTCTATGGGGCTTAAGTTTTCTCTTTGTTTTTTACTCATGTTGTCTAATTGCAATTCGCTTTTGAATTTGTAATCTAATAGAATGATCTCATTGTCAGCGCTCTTGTCAATGCGATCGATGCGCCCTTTAAAAAGAACGCCTTCAATGGCCGTTTCAAAGCTTTTTTCAAGATCAAGAATGGTGATTTTTTCACTAAAGCGTTGTTGTTCTTTTTTATAAAAAGCTTGGATTTTTTCAATCGCTACCAAAGTGTCTAAACGCTCTTTAGGGGTGGTGTTTTCTTTTTTTTCTAAGAGCTGGATGAGCCTTTCTTTTAAGAGATTGGGGGATTTATTTTTTTCATAAGCTTCTTTCAATAACTCATGGAGCAAACTGCCTACCGTGCTATTACTTTCATCTTTAGAGCTTTCTCTAAAACGCTTGATATAGTGGTAGTAAAAACGGCGCTTGCAAGCTAAAAAGGTGTTTAATGAGCTAGCGCTAAAGCCAAAACCTTTAGGGATAGTGGCTTTGATGTCTTCTTCTTGATAGTCTTTTAAAGGGCTTGTTGCAAAAAGCGTGTAAGCGTCTTTGATAGGCTTTAAATTCAAATCCAATTCCAAAAGCATGTTGGAGGCTTTTGAAGTTTCGCTCTCTATGTAAGAAAGCACCATTTCTTTAGAGTTTTTAAAGAGTTGGTAGTAATAGTGTTTTTGTAAATTTTTCTTATCCAATAAAGTGGGGAGGTTGAGCGATTTTCTTAAAGCAGAGTTTAAAAACAAATCGCAATCTTTGAGATTAGGCACGCAAGATTCGTTAAAATCCGCAATGACAATTTTATCAAATTGCATGCCCCTTGTCTCTAAAGTGTCCATGACTCGTATTTTACCCCCACTAGAATCATCTAAACGGAAGTTAGCTTCAAATTCTTGCAAATACAAATGCAATAAATCTTTAAAACTATAGTTTTTAAGCGTGTCTTCTAAAAGATGATACTGGTGCATGATTTGAGAATGCGTTTCTTTTAATGATGCTTGTTCTTTAGAGCTTTGTTCTTCTAAAAGCGAGAGCGTGAGATTTTCTAAATCCAATAGAGCAGAAGCGCTCAAACTACCATCATTGTTTTCTGAATCTTCTAAGATTTTTACAAGCTCTGTATAATAAGAGCAATTTTTAGCCCCTAAACCCATAGCGAAATTCAAATTATTGTTTTTGTCTAAAAGCTTTAAAAAAGGCAAAAAATCCGCATTGGGCGTGATGATCGCCATTTTATTAGGATCGTTATCTTTTTGCAAATATTCTTCTATGGTTTGCAAAACTAAAGCGCTTTGTTTTAAATAACTAGAGTTTGCATAAAGCTTTGGCTCTATTTTTTGATCATTAGGGGTTTGAGAAAGGATTTTTTGGGTTTTAAAGTCAATGGAATAATTGCAATCTGTCTCTAATTTGAGGTTTAAAAATTCCAAAAATTTTTGATTGTATTTATCGCAAGATAGGTGTAAAGTGATAGGCACTAACTCCGCCACTTCTAGCAGACATTGCCTTTCAAAAACACTCATAAAGCCGTCTAAATGCCATTCAATGGAGGAAAAATGCTCAAAAAATTCTTTTAAAATAGCGGGCTTTTCTTGCATGATTTTGTCATAAAAGCCTAGTTTTTCTAGCTTTTTGATGTAGCGATCATAAATCATTTCTAAAATTTCTAAATGCTTTTCATAATCCAAGTAAATGTCTTTAGAAGAAAGTTCGTTGAGTTTGATGCAAGCAGAGCTCAATTCATCAAACAAATCAAATAAAAAAGAAGTGCTTTCCAAATACCCTAAAAAGCTGTTTTCAAAAAGCAAAAGCCCTTCAAGGATAGAGCCTTTTTCTTTAGCGATCGTTTTAATAGTGTCTATCATTAAAATTTGGCTCACGCTTTTAGGGATTTTCTTTTTATTAGGGATGTAAAAAGCCTGTTCAAAAAAGCTCCCCATGCTCATCGCATTAGGCAAAAACCCTTCGCCTTGCTCTAAATAGAAATGTTTCAAACGCCTAGTGGAGCTAAAAACAAACAGGGGGGTTTTTTCTAAAAAAAGTTTTTCTAAATGCATGCGTTGAGTAACCTTTTTGCTTGATTAGTAATATTTTCAACGCTAAAGCCAAATTTTTCAAAGAGTTTATCGCCCTTTGCTGAACTCCCAAAAGAATCCATGCAAATGATCTTATCCGCAAAACGATACCACTCTATCGCGCGGCTCGCTTCAATGACTAAAACTTTACCCTTAAAGAGCGTTTTAAGATAGCTTTCATCTTGCTCTATCAACAAATCAAAGCATGGCACGCTGATGACTTGAGTGGGGATATTTTCTCGCTCTAAAATTTTAGCGCTCTCTAGAGCTAAAGAAACCTCACTCCCGCTTGCAACGAGCGTGATCACAGGATTTTTAGAGGGGTGTTTAACATACGCCCCTTTTAAAACCTGCTCTTTAGAGACTTCATCTAGCACGGGTAAATTCTGGCGCGATAAAATAAAAGCGCTAGGGGCATTCAAATTGAGTGCTGCTTGCATGCAAGCGGTATTTTCAAAAGCATCGCTAGGCCTGAAAGCATAGAAATTGGGCAAAGCACGTAAATGGCTCAATTGCTCTATGGGCTGGTGTGTCGCTCCGTCTTCGCCCACACCAATGCTGTCATGCGTGAAAATAAAAAGGGCTTTTAATCGCATTAAAGCGCTCAAACGCATGCTTGGCATTAAATAATCGCTGAACACAAAAAAGGTCGCGCAAAAAGGCACAAACAAGCCATACGCCGCTAAAGCGTTAGTGATAGCCCCCATGGCATGCTCTCTGATCCCAAAATGCAAGTTCTGCCCTAAAGGGAAATCGCTAGAATGTTTTAAATGCGTGTTATTAGAGGGGGCTAAATCCGCACTCCCTCCTAAAAAGCCTTCGCATTCTTTAGCGATAGCGTTTAAAATCATGCCGTTACTCACCCTAGTGGCTAGAGATTCGCCTTGTTTAAAGGTGGGGTAATTAATGCTATTAAAATCAAAATTCTTTAACGCATGGATTTTTTCTTTTATTTTAGGGCTTAAGGATTTTTCCCATAAGGCTTCTAAACTGATACCCCTAACTTTCACCTCTTCAAAATGCATTTTGTTTTTGGGGCTAATTATAAAGCTTTCATTAGGATTGATGCAAGCGTTTTCTTTGGATTGTTTTAACACTTCTTTATTCAAGGGCGAGCCATGCGTTTTTTCACTCCCCTCTAAGCCAATGGCTCCCTTACCAATAATCGTGTGAGCGATTAAAAGCGTGGGTTTGGTGGATTTTTTGGCTGTTTCTAAAGCGTCATGAATGGCTTGATAGTCATGCCCATCGCATTCTAGCACTTCCCAATTTTGCGCTAAAAAGCGCATTTTAACATGTTCGCTAAAACTAATATTAATAGCGCCTTCAATGCTGATTTGGTTACTATCATAAATCACGATGAGGTTATCAAGGCGAAAATGCCCGGCTAAAGAAGCGCTCTCATAGCTAATGCCTTCTTGCAAATCCCCATCCCCACACAAGCAATAGACTTTATGAGAGATCGTTTCTTTATCCAAAAGGTTTTGAGCGTATTGGCTTGCCATGCTAAAGCCCACAGCGTTAGCAAAGCCTTGCCCCAAAGGGCCTGTTGTGATTTCAATGCCTTCGGTGTGGTGCAATTCGGGGTGTCCTGGGGTTTTAGAGTGCAATTGCCTGAACTGCTTTAAATCTTCTAGGCTCAAATCAAAGCCCCACAAATGCAACAAGCTATAAGCTAACGCGCTCGCATGCCCTCCGCTAAAAACCAACCTGTCCCTATTGAGCCATTTAGGGTTGGTGGGGTTGAGATTGAGGTGCAAGCTTAAAACCACCATCACATCAGCCAGCCCCAAGCACACGCCCGGATGCCCGCTATTGGCTTTATCTATCATGTCTGCGCATAAAAAGCGAAGCGTGTTGGCCATGCTTTTTAATCGTTCCAAATCAGCGTTACTCAATTGCATCAAATTTTTCCGTTTTTAAGGTTTTTAAGAGTCATTTTAACACAAATTACCTCAAAATCTCTTTGGCCATTAAGATGTCTTGTTGGATCTGGTTTTTAAGCTCTTTTAAGGAATGAAAATGCATGTTGTCTCGTATTTTTTCAACCCAACGCAAAGCGAGTTCTTGGGGCGGGTTTTCTATGATAGTATCAATTGCATGGCATTCTATGGCGAAGTTTTGATCCGCGCTTAAGCGATTGCCTATAAAACTCACGCTTTTTTGATAGGTTTGATCTTTTATTTTCACCAAACTCGCATACACCCCAAAGCTAGGGAGGATAAAATCTTTGGTTTTTATATTTAAAGTGGGCGCTAATTCTTTATGCCCCAAACCTTGCCCCTTAATGACTTCCCCGCACACTTCATAAGGCCTGCCTAAAAGCTTGTTGGCTAAAGCCAAATCGCCATGATCTAGGGCCAGTCTTATGGTTTTAGAATGCACGCTAATGTTTTGGACTTTCACTTCAGGCACAATAATGCTTTCTTTAAAATGCTCTTTTAAAAATAAAGCGTCATTTTGGCGTTGGTATCCAAACTTGAAATCATAGCCCACCACCAAGCGTTCTAAATTGGGGAATTTCTTTTTTAAAAGTTCTAAAAAATCCAGAGCGTTTAAGCGTGAAATCTCTTCTAAATACACAAAAAATAAAGGCATGTTCACGAGTTTAGCGCGGTATTTTAGGGGGGTTAAATAGCCTTTAGTGTAATGTTTTTTTTCTATGACTAAAAGGGCTTTAGGATCTTTTAATTCTTTAAAAAGAGCCTGATGCCCTAAATGCAAGCCGTCAAATTTACCGATCGCTAAGCTTTTAATTTCAGGCTCGCTTGAAATGGATAAAAAATTCAACATTCCCATTTTTCCCTTTCACTAAACTTTCTTGGATCTTTAAAATCTGAAAACCCTTTGTTTTTAAATGGTTTTTAAAGTTTTCTAAAGCGTTTAAAATGGCTTCTTTATCCATAACCACCCCCTTTTTATTGCGTTTTATTTTTCTGCCCACTTCAAATTGCGGTTTGAAAAGCATCAAAAATTCATTACTTAAAGGCAAAATCGCTTCTAAAATACAATATAAGGAAATAAAGCTCACATCGCAAAGCGCTAAATCTATTTTTTCGGTCGTTTTAAACGCTCTAATGTCGCATTCTTCATAACATTCTATGCGTTTGTCCTTTTTTAAATTTTCATCTAATTGCATTTTCCCCACATCCACGCAAAGCACCTTTTTAGCCCCTTTTAAAAGAGCCATTTCGCTAAAACCCCCCTTGCTCGCTCCCACATCTAAAACAACCTTTTCTTTAAAATCTATCAAGTGGTTTTCTAAAAAAGCCCCTAATTTTTCCCCAGCCCTGCTGATGAATAAATTTGTGGCGATTAATTCAATTTGATCGTTCTCTTTAATGATAAAAGAGGGTTTAGAGATCACTATTTTATTGACTAAAACCTGGTTTTTTAAAATTAGCGCTTTCGCTTTTTCTCTGCTACTCACTAAATGTTGGTCAAATAAGGCGTAATCTAGGCGCATTAAAATTGAGGTAGGGGGACTTGATAAGCGAAATTAAAAACAATCTTGCCTAAACTATAGGCATCAAGTTCTAGTTTAGCTTCTTGCACCGCTAAATAATCTAATTTGTCAAAAGCGAGCAAAAAGGCTCTACTCCACCGGTTCGTGGTTTCTAAAATGCCATCAAATTCATCTCTTATGATTTCTCGCACCCATAAAGGTTCTGAGCCTGTAGGTTTTGTGCCAAAAAGCTCATAAGAGATATAGCCATCATCTATCCAGTCGTTATTTTGCGTGAAAATCTCCACTAAAAAATACTCATGGTCATAGTAAGTGCCGCTATCCACATCGTTTAAATGCGTGGCGATCGCCGTGATGATAGGGACATTATCTTGGGTGATTTCGCCTTTCCTGCTGGCTTGAATCTTTTTTTCTAACACTAAGTCTAGCGTGTAAGTGTCTTCATTAAAATTGCTCACACACCCCAAACAAAAGAATAAAAACACTAGAAGTATTGAGAGATTTTTCAAGCCCATTCCTTGCTAAAACCCCTACCATTTTTAGCTAAAATAAAATCTTTATTATAACTAAAAGGGGGTTTTATGCCAAAACAATGCCGACACTTGCTCCAAACCAGCGATTTGAGTGTAGATGAAATCAAGCTTTTATTAGAAAAAG
This region includes:
- the tkt gene encoding transketolase, yielding MQLSNADLERLKSMANTLRFLCADMIDKANSGHPGVCLGLADVMVVLSLHLNLNPTNPKWLNRDRLVFSGGHASALAYSLLHLWGFDLSLEDLKQFRQLHSKTPGHPELHHTEGIEITTGPLGQGFANAVGFSMASQYAQNLLDKETISHKVYCLCGDGDLQEGISYESASLAGHFRLDNLIVIYDSNQISIEGAINISFSEHVKMRFLAQNWEVLECDGHDYQAIHDALETAKKSTKPTLLIAHTIIGKGAIGLEGSEKTHGSPLNKEVLKQSKENACINPNESFIISPKNKMHFEEVKVRGISLEALWEKSLSPKIKEKIHALKNFDFNSINYPTFKQGESLATRVSNGMILNAIAKECEGFLGGSADLAPSNNTHLKHSSDFPLGQNLHFGIREHAMGAITNALAAYGLFVPFCATFFVFSDYLMPSMRLSALMRLKALFIFTHDSIGVGEDGATHQPIEQLSHLRALPNFYAFRPSDAFENTACMQAALNLNAPSAFILSRQNLPVLDEVSKEQVLKGAYVKHPSKNPVITLVASGSEVSLALESAKILERENIPTQVISVPCFDLLIEQDESYLKTLFKGKVLVIEASRAIEWYRFADKIICMDSFGSSAKGDKLFEKFGFSVENITNQAKRLLNACI
- a CDS encoding bifunctional riboflavin kinase/FAD synthetase, producing the protein MLNFLSISSEPEIKSLAIGKFDGLHLGHQALFKELKDPKALLVIEKKHYTKGYLTPLKYRAKLVNMPLFFVYLEEISRLNALDFLELLKKKFPNLERLVVGYDFKFGYQRQNDALFLKEHFKESIIVPEVKVQNISVHSKTIRLALDHGDLALANKLLGRPYEVCGEVIKGQGLGHKELAPTLNIKTKDFILPSFGVYASLVKIKDQTYQKSVSFIGNRLSADQNFAIECHAIDTIIENPPQELALRWVEKIRDNMHFHSLKELKNQIQQDILMAKEILR
- the tlyA gene encoding 23S rRNA (cytidine-2'-O)-methyltransferase TlyA yields the protein MRLDYALFDQHLVSSREKAKALILKNQVLVNKIVISKPSFIIKENDQIELIATNLFISRAGEKLGAFLENHLIDFKEKVVLDVGASKGGFSEMALLKGAKKVLCVDVGKMQLDENLKKDKRIECYEECDIRAFKTTEKIDLALCDVSFISLYCILEAILPLSNEFLMLFKPQFEVGRKIKRNKKGVVMDKEAILNALENFKNHLKTKGFQILKIQESLVKGKNGNVEFFIHFKRA